A section of the bacterium (Candidatus Blackallbacteria) CG13_big_fil_rev_8_21_14_2_50_49_14 genome encodes:
- a CDS encoding HIT family hydrolase, with protein sequence MIERNHLFASNKLDYVRGKRPDVPCILCAVRDRNPEVANLEVYRDQDFLISLNLYPYNPGHLMIVPLRHVEWPDELTDQEALHLHHLQKKCLKIIRQIYPAGGFNLGYNLGEIGGGSIAHLHMHIVPRYRNEHGFMATLAHTHIVVEDPHLMQEKFQKAFENTP encoded by the coding sequence ATGATCGAACGCAACCATCTTTTCGCCTCGAATAAACTGGATTATGTGCGCGGCAAACGCCCAGATGTGCCTTGTATCCTTTGTGCGGTCAGAGATCGCAACCCAGAGGTTGCAAATCTCGAAGTTTACCGTGACCAAGATTTTTTAATCTCACTCAATCTCTACCCCTATAACCCCGGTCACCTGATGATTGTGCCTTTACGCCATGTAGAATGGCCTGATGAGCTGACCGATCAAGAAGCTTTGCATTTGCATCATCTGCAAAAAAAATGTCTGAAAATTATTCGCCAGATTTATCCTGCCGGCGGTTTTAACCTGGGCTATAATCTGGGTGAAATTGGTGGCGGCAGCATTGCCCACCTGCATATGCATATTGTTCCCCGCTACCGCAATGAACACGGCTTCATGGCCACCTTGGCCCATACCCATATCGTGGTAGAAGACCCCCATCTGATGCAGGAAAAATTTCAAAAAGCATTTGAAAATACGCCCTAA